The following proteins are encoded in a genomic region of Cyclonatronum proteinivorum:
- a CDS encoding pseudouridine synthase: MNEKKSGASGKKNRKTGSRLNPKKKHAGANRRSTGSGSDEVPMRRRGDSKAGKARGRRHEPQPVYDHEVRFGKNEPVRLNKYIAAAGVCSRREADSLIEQGKVEVNGEVIREMGHKVVVRDRVVVDGHEVKPEEYVYILLNKPKNTISTTNDERDRRTVLDVIEKATGKRVYPVGRLDRNTTGLMLLTNDGELAHRLMHPSYKIRKVYQVETNMILSDEQITALRNGVQLEDGPARAYKVDRHPVLANVIRMSIIEGRNHQVKRMISAVNAEVISLKRVVYAGLEIDDLRSGKWRSLSRKEIFQLRQLVKLLDKKTLNL; encoded by the coding sequence ATGAATGAAAAAAAATCCGGTGCATCCGGAAAGAAAAACCGAAAAACGGGCTCACGACTGAATCCAAAAAAGAAACATGCGGGTGCTAACCGCCGGAGTACAGGCTCAGGTAGTGATGAAGTACCTATGCGCAGGCGGGGTGATTCCAAAGCGGGTAAAGCCCGTGGCCGCCGGCACGAACCGCAGCCCGTGTACGACCATGAAGTGCGGTTCGGTAAAAACGAACCGGTTCGCCTCAACAAGTACATTGCAGCCGCAGGTGTTTGCTCCAGACGCGAAGCCGACAGCCTCATCGAACAGGGCAAAGTGGAAGTCAACGGAGAAGTCATTCGGGAGATGGGGCACAAAGTAGTGGTGCGCGATCGCGTAGTCGTTGACGGCCATGAAGTTAAGCCCGAAGAGTATGTGTACATCCTTCTTAACAAGCCCAAAAACACCATCAGCACCACAAACGATGAGCGCGACCGCCGTACCGTGCTGGATGTGATAGAAAAAGCCACAGGCAAGCGGGTGTACCCCGTTGGCCGGCTCGACCGCAACACTACGGGGCTCATGCTCCTCACCAACGATGGCGAACTCGCGCACCGGCTCATGCACCCCAGCTACAAAATCCGGAAAGTGTATCAGGTCGAAACCAACATGATCTTATCGGATGAGCAGATCACGGCGCTTCGTAACGGTGTACAGCTGGAAGACGGCCCTGCGCGGGCCTACAAAGTGGACCGGCATCCGGTACTTGCAAATGTCATCCGAATGTCTATTATTGAGGGACGCAACCATCAGGTAAAGCGCATGATATCGGCTGTTAATGCGGAAGTGATTTCTCTGAAAAGGGTTGTATATGCCGGCCTTGAAATTGATGATCTCAGATCCGGAAAATGGCGCAGTTTAAGCCGTAAAGAGATTTTCCAGCTGCGCCAACTCGTTAAATTATTGGATAAAAAAACACTGAACTTATGA
- the scpB gene encoding SMC-Scp complex subunit ScpB has product MDTEIELKQVVEALIFSSPEPVSPESIRTIIAAKADGFEVSETELRALIAELNAAYEQGRHAFRIKEIGGGFSFATQSAYHPWLEHIQHENTLRKISQTALETLAIIAYKQPITKPEVDHIRGVDSGYVVKQLLEKGLIAIAGRNDGPGRALLYKTSNGFLKHFGLKAITELPKPREIEEILQDDDMAKHRQLILELKAGMEDDEENQK; this is encoded by the coding sequence ATGGATACAGAAATTGAGCTAAAACAAGTTGTTGAAGCCCTGATTTTTTCAAGTCCGGAGCCGGTTTCTCCCGAGAGTATCCGCACCATTATTGCGGCCAAAGCCGACGGATTTGAAGTGAGCGAAACCGAGCTCCGTGCGCTCATTGCCGAACTTAATGCGGCATACGAGCAGGGCAGGCATGCCTTTCGCATCAAGGAAATCGGCGGCGGATTTTCCTTTGCCACCCAAAGTGCGTATCACCCCTGGCTCGAACACATTCAGCACGAAAACACGCTTCGGAAAATCTCTCAGACCGCCCTCGAAACCCTGGCCATTATCGCCTACAAACAACCCATCACGAAGCCGGAAGTCGATCACATCCGCGGGGTGGATTCCGGATATGTCGTAAAACAGCTGTTGGAAAAAGGCCTCATTGCTATTGCAGGCCGAAACGACGGCCCCGGGCGTGCGCTGTTGTACAAAACGAGCAACGGTTTCCTCAAACACTTTGGCCTCAAAGCCATCACCGAACTGCCCAAACCACGTGAAATTGAAGAAATACTTCAGGATGACGATATGGCCAAGCACAGACAGCTCATTCTGGAACTAAAGGCCGGCATGGAAGACGACGAAGAAAATCAGAAGTAA